From one bacterium HR17 genomic stretch:
- the cysC gene encoding putative adenylyl-sulfate kinase, translating into MRNERGFVVWLTGLSGAGKTTIAHALSERLREAGYKVEVLDGDVVRQHFSKGLGFSKEDRIENIRRVAYVAHLLARNGVVVITALISPYREGRDYARQLIGAFVEVYVKCPLNVLIERDVKGLYAKALKGEIPNFTGISDPYEPPETPEVVVETDKETLQESVDKIWQALEELGYISDTPIGADDFAATKVSAANAPMEVSGDAAVAP; encoded by the coding sequence ATGCGTAACGAACGCGGGTTTGTCGTGTGGCTGACGGGGCTTTCGGGAGCGGGTAAGACGACGATCGCCCATGCCCTCAGCGAGCGGTTGAGGGAAGCGGGTTACAAGGTGGAGGTTTTAGACGGCGATGTCGTAAGGCAACACTTCAGTAAAGGGTTGGGCTTCAGCAAAGAAGACCGCATCGAGAACATCCGCCGCGTCGCCTACGTCGCCCACTTGCTCGCCCGCAACGGCGTCGTCGTCATCACGGCGCTCATTTCGCCCTATCGGGAAGGGCGCGACTATGCCCGCCAACTTATCGGTGCCTTCGTTGAAGTTTATGTCAAGTGCCCGCTGAATGTCCTGATTGAACGGGATGTCAAAGGGTTGTACGCGAAAGCGCTCAAAGGCGAAATTCCCAATTTCACCGGAATCAGCGACCCTTACGAGCCGCCAGAAACACCAGAAGTCGTCGTGGAGACAGACAAGGAGACGCTGCAGGAGAGCGTGGACAAAATTTGGCAGGCACTAGAAGAGTTGGGTTACATCAGCGACACTCCTATCGGCGCCGATGATTTTGCAGCGACAAA